The following proteins are co-located in the Festucalex cinctus isolate MCC-2025b chromosome 15, RoL_Fcin_1.0, whole genome shotgun sequence genome:
- the zdhhc8a gene encoding palmitoyltransferase ZDHHC8B isoform X1 — MERSHRTDRMGGSGADSLRASAFIPVCTAACLLVGSTSLFFVFTCPWLAVTICPAVPPCCAVLFLFVLANFTMATFMDAGVLPMANEDEDKDDEFRAPLYKNVDVRGIQVRMKWCASCHFYRPPRCSHCSVCDRCVEDFDHHCPWVNNCIGRRNYRYFFLFLLSLTGHMLCVFSLGLVFVLHHADQLWKLHCTVTLVVISISGLFLLPVLGLTGFHLFLVSRGRTTNEQVTGKFQGGANPFTRGCCNNLEYLVCSPISPRYSARPRKKSVIHIQPPFLRPELDRQLSVKVSDNGKHNRASAGPEPQKSPPPLPPKPEHALLKSHLAAMEEMGHHTKSIIPVSIPTVPQLRPVLEAISRGSSPIPPEQLLKTSDPPGDSKGPDLRLDTNGSPLRGALPPSLPPLQAATLSGVMTLSSRSLSLKHGGRHILAKSQANHSGGGSSSYDNLITTVDPQCRPHRVAPAVGYFMSLGPDVGAVQRGPHVFVGVARQSPQPRDPSPSLQGLSSRDPSPSFPGFIQREPSPGFQGLVSRDLSPAGLPAKTQSLRDSLRDVSLTPQKSAAAAAASSRLDGLSKALMASLHERREMEDRERMLRLHTRSQALYGPDACVYDIPCRRSLPLDPGRPQGARGHTPPAYGSREFLMSTGVLGYGPRTSPLSGSSLARGPKPRSSSPGYCPSERLPGPPSTCTLPRLPSSSTPPYAPYGTAKRSSLTTSEGKDS, encoded by the exons ATGGAGCGGAGTCACCGCACGGACAGGATGGGCGGCAGCGGCGCTGACTCGCTCCGAGCGTCCGCCTTCATCCCGGTGTGCACCGCCGCCTGCCTCCTGGTGGGCTCCACCTCACTCTTCTTCGTCTTCAC ATGCCCGTGGCTGGCAGTGACCATCTGCCCTGCCGTGCCGCCGTGCTGCGCCGTCCTTTTCCTTTTCGTGTTGGCCAACTTCACCATGGCGACGTTTATGGATGCCGGCGTTCTCCCGATGG CCAACGAGGATGAGGACAAGGACGACGAGTTTCGCGCGCCCCTCTACAAGAACGTGGACGTGAGGGGCATCCAAGTGCGGATGAAATGGTGCGCCTCCTGTCACTTCTACAGGCCGCCGCGATGCTCGCACTGCAGCGTGTGTGATCGATGCGTGGAG GATTTTGACCATCACTGTCCGTGGGTGAACAACTGCATCGGGAGGCGCAACTACCGctacttcttcctcttcttgttGTCCCTCACCGGTCACATGCTTTGCGTGTTCAGCTTGGGCCTCGTCTTCGTGCTGCATCACGCGGACCAGCTGTGGAAGCTGCACTGCACCGTCAC TTTGGTCGTGATCAGCATATCGGGCCTGTTTCTCCTCCCCGTTCTGGGCCTGACGGGTTTCCATCTGTTCCTGGTGTCCCGGGGTCGCACCACCAATGAGCAA GTAACCGGGAAGTTTCAGGGAGGAGCAAACCCGTTCACGCGAGGTTGCTGTAACAATCTGGAATACCTGGTGTGCAGTCCAATCTCTCCAAG GTACTCGGCCAGGCCTCGCAAGAAGTCTGTGATCCACATTCAGCCTCCCTTCCTGAGACCAGAGCTTGACAGGCAGCTGTCCGTCAAAGTGAGCGACAACGGCAAGCACAACAGAGCCTCAGCTGGACCGGAACCGCAGAAAAGTCCGCCCCCGTTGCCACCCAAACCAGAACACGCACTGCTGAAAAGCCACCTAGCTGCTATGGAAG AGATGGGCCACCACACCAAATCCATCATCCCCGTCTCCATTCCCACTGTGCCTCAGCTGCGACCAGTCCTGGAGGCCATCTCCAGAGGATCGTCGCCCATTCCCCCGGAGCAG CTACTGAAGACCTCAGATCCACCGGGAGACAGCAAAGGTCCGGACCTCCGTTTAGACACCAACGGAAGCCCCTTGAGGGGAGCCTTGCCCCCTTCCTTGCCCCCCTTGCAGGCCGCCACCCTCTCTGGGGTCATGACGCTCAGCTCGCGTTCGCTCAGCCTCAAACACGGCGGCCGCCACATCCTCGCCAAGTCTCAGGCCAACCACAGCGGCGGCGGAAGCAGCTCCTACGACAACCTCATCACCACCGTGGACCCTCAGTGTCGCCCCCACAGAGTGGCGCCCGCGGTGGGCTACTTCATGAGCCTGGGTCCGGACGTCGGTGCGGTGCAGCGTGGCCCTCACGTCTTTGTGGGCGTGGCCCGGCAGTCCCCTCAGCCCAGAGACCCGTCGCCTTCTCTGCAGGGTCTCTCGTCCCGAGACCCCTCCCCTTCCTTCCCGGGGTTCATCCAAAGAGAGCCGTCGCCTGGTTTCCAGGGCCTTGTGTCCAGGGATCTCAGCCCAGCGGGTCTCCCTGCGAAGACCCAAAGTCTTCGAGACAGTCTCCGGGACGTGAGTTTGACTCCTCAGAAgtccgctgccgccgccgctgcgTCGTCCCGCTTAGATGGTCTCTCCAAAGCCCTAATGGCGTCCCTTCATGAGCGGCGCGAAATGGAGGACAGGGAGCGGATGTTGCGCCTGCACACCCGATCCCAAGCCCTGTACGGACCGGACGCCTGCGTCTACGACATCCCCTGCAGGCGGAGTCTCCCGCTAGACCCCGGCCGACCGCAGGGCGCCCGGGGACACACCCCGCCGGCGTACGGCTCCCGGGAGTTCCTGATGAGCACGGGCGTCCTGGGCTACGGCCCCAGGACGTCGCCCCTCTCCGGCTCGTCGCTCGCCCGGGGACCCAAGCCGCGCTCCTCCTCGCCAGGCTACTGCCCCTCCGAAAGACTTCCCGGCCCGCCCTCCACATGCACTCTGCCACGTTTACCGTCCTCCTCCACTCCTCCTTACGCACCGTACGGGACGGCCAAACGCTCCTCGCTCACCACCTCCGAGGGGAAGGACTCGTGA
- the zdhhc8a gene encoding palmitoyltransferase ZDHHC8B isoform X2: MDFDHHCPWVNNCIGRRNYRYFFLFLLSLTGHMLCVFSLGLVFVLHHADQLWKLHCTVTLVVISISGLFLLPVLGLTGFHLFLVSRGRTTNEQVTGKFQGGANPFTRGCCNNLEYLVCSPISPRYSARPRKKSVIHIQPPFLRPELDRQLSVKVSDNGKHNRASAGPEPQKSPPPLPPKPEHALLKSHLAAMEEMGHHTKSIIPVSIPTVPQLRPVLEAISRGSSPIPPEQLLKTSDPPGDSKGPDLRLDTNGSPLRGALPPSLPPLQAATLSGVMTLSSRSLSLKHGGRHILAKSQANHSGGGSSSYDNLITTVDPQCRPHRVAPAVGYFMSLGPDVGAVQRGPHVFVGVARQSPQPRDPSPSLQGLSSRDPSPSFPGFIQREPSPGFQGLVSRDLSPAGLPAKTQSLRDSLRDVSLTPQKSAAAAAASSRLDGLSKALMASLHERREMEDRERMLRLHTRSQALYGPDACVYDIPCRRSLPLDPGRPQGARGHTPPAYGSREFLMSTGVLGYGPRTSPLSGSSLARGPKPRSSSPGYCPSERLPGPPSTCTLPRLPSSSTPPYAPYGTAKRSSLTTSEGKDS; the protein is encoded by the exons ATG GATTTTGACCATCACTGTCCGTGGGTGAACAACTGCATCGGGAGGCGCAACTACCGctacttcttcctcttcttgttGTCCCTCACCGGTCACATGCTTTGCGTGTTCAGCTTGGGCCTCGTCTTCGTGCTGCATCACGCGGACCAGCTGTGGAAGCTGCACTGCACCGTCAC TTTGGTCGTGATCAGCATATCGGGCCTGTTTCTCCTCCCCGTTCTGGGCCTGACGGGTTTCCATCTGTTCCTGGTGTCCCGGGGTCGCACCACCAATGAGCAA GTAACCGGGAAGTTTCAGGGAGGAGCAAACCCGTTCACGCGAGGTTGCTGTAACAATCTGGAATACCTGGTGTGCAGTCCAATCTCTCCAAG GTACTCGGCCAGGCCTCGCAAGAAGTCTGTGATCCACATTCAGCCTCCCTTCCTGAGACCAGAGCTTGACAGGCAGCTGTCCGTCAAAGTGAGCGACAACGGCAAGCACAACAGAGCCTCAGCTGGACCGGAACCGCAGAAAAGTCCGCCCCCGTTGCCACCCAAACCAGAACACGCACTGCTGAAAAGCCACCTAGCTGCTATGGAAG AGATGGGCCACCACACCAAATCCATCATCCCCGTCTCCATTCCCACTGTGCCTCAGCTGCGACCAGTCCTGGAGGCCATCTCCAGAGGATCGTCGCCCATTCCCCCGGAGCAG CTACTGAAGACCTCAGATCCACCGGGAGACAGCAAAGGTCCGGACCTCCGTTTAGACACCAACGGAAGCCCCTTGAGGGGAGCCTTGCCCCCTTCCTTGCCCCCCTTGCAGGCCGCCACCCTCTCTGGGGTCATGACGCTCAGCTCGCGTTCGCTCAGCCTCAAACACGGCGGCCGCCACATCCTCGCCAAGTCTCAGGCCAACCACAGCGGCGGCGGAAGCAGCTCCTACGACAACCTCATCACCACCGTGGACCCTCAGTGTCGCCCCCACAGAGTGGCGCCCGCGGTGGGCTACTTCATGAGCCTGGGTCCGGACGTCGGTGCGGTGCAGCGTGGCCCTCACGTCTTTGTGGGCGTGGCCCGGCAGTCCCCTCAGCCCAGAGACCCGTCGCCTTCTCTGCAGGGTCTCTCGTCCCGAGACCCCTCCCCTTCCTTCCCGGGGTTCATCCAAAGAGAGCCGTCGCCTGGTTTCCAGGGCCTTGTGTCCAGGGATCTCAGCCCAGCGGGTCTCCCTGCGAAGACCCAAAGTCTTCGAGACAGTCTCCGGGACGTGAGTTTGACTCCTCAGAAgtccgctgccgccgccgctgcgTCGTCCCGCTTAGATGGTCTCTCCAAAGCCCTAATGGCGTCCCTTCATGAGCGGCGCGAAATGGAGGACAGGGAGCGGATGTTGCGCCTGCACACCCGATCCCAAGCCCTGTACGGACCGGACGCCTGCGTCTACGACATCCCCTGCAGGCGGAGTCTCCCGCTAGACCCCGGCCGACCGCAGGGCGCCCGGGGACACACCCCGCCGGCGTACGGCTCCCGGGAGTTCCTGATGAGCACGGGCGTCCTGGGCTACGGCCCCAGGACGTCGCCCCTCTCCGGCTCGTCGCTCGCCCGGGGACCCAAGCCGCGCTCCTCCTCGCCAGGCTACTGCCCCTCCGAAAGACTTCCCGGCCCGCCCTCCACATGCACTCTGCCACGTTTACCGTCCTCCTCCACTCCTCCTTACGCACCGTACGGGACGGCCAAACGCTCCTCGCTCACCACCTCCGAGGGGAAGGACTCGTGA